The following are encoded together in the Ezakiella massiliensis genome:
- a CDS encoding sodium:alanine symporter family protein encodes MNNLFNIVKTISNFLWDNILVYALLGTGLYFTIRLGFPQIVKFGRAMKEAFGGLFTKKAGKKKPDEAGEVSSFAALATAIAAQVGTGNVAGVATAIMAGGPGAVFWMWMSGILGMGTIFAEAVLAQIYREEKDGSIYGGPSYYMSKGIKNKKLGKVLAALFSVFIILALPLAGNMVQSNSISTSLETAFNIPPVVVGAVLGVLVLLIVAGGIERISKVAETVVPIMALIFIIAGFAIIFKFRANLGNTFKQIFDGAFGVQAVAGGIIGATMKQAMRLGIARGLFSNEAGMGSTPHAHAVADVPHPGNQGLVAIAGVVVDTLIICTMTALIILLPEAHMAAAADGSIHGAAVTQLGFTLAYGRAGEIFLAVSLLFFAFTTIIGWYYFGESNIMYLFGKKALTPFRILVGLAVFVGTLIPVATVWDLSDFFNALMVLPNVIAVLLLSNVVVKSKKEFDLLDKK; translated from the coding sequence ATGAATAATCTTTTTAATATTGTAAAGACTATTTCAAATTTTCTATGGGACAATATTTTAGTCTACGCCCTGCTGGGAACAGGTCTATATTTTACAATTAGACTCGGCTTTCCACAGATAGTAAAATTTGGAAGAGCAATGAAAGAAGCTTTTGGTGGACTTTTTACCAAGAAAGCTGGCAAGAAAAAACCTGATGAAGCAGGTGAAGTTTCATCCTTTGCAGCACTTGCAACTGCAATCGCCGCCCAAGTTGGAACCGGTAACGTAGCCGGTGTTGCTACAGCGATTATGGCTGGGGGACCAGGAGCAGTATTTTGGATGTGGATGTCGGGGATACTCGGCATGGGTACGATTTTTGCAGAAGCAGTACTCGCTCAAATCTACAGAGAAGAAAAAGATGGGAGCATATACGGTGGACCTTCATATTATATGTCCAAGGGAATCAAAAATAAAAAACTTGGTAAGGTCTTGGCGGCCTTGTTCTCAGTATTTATTATCTTGGCCCTGCCACTAGCAGGCAATATGGTTCAGTCCAATTCAATTTCAACTTCACTGGAAACCGCCTTTAACATTCCACCTGTCGTGGTGGGTGCCGTACTTGGAGTACTTGTACTCCTTATTGTAGCAGGCGGTATAGAAAGAATTTCAAAAGTTGCAGAAACTGTCGTACCTATTATGGCCCTGATATTTATCATTGCAGGTTTTGCAATTATCTTTAAGTTTAGAGCAAATCTTGGCAATACTTTTAAACAAATTTTTGACGGAGCCTTTGGTGTTCAGGCTGTGGCTGGTGGTATAATCGGTGCCACAATGAAGCAGGCCATGAGATTGGGTATTGCTCGTGGATTATTTTCCAATGAGGCAGGTATGGGTTCAACCCCACACGCTCACGCAGTTGCAGACGTACCTCATCCAGGCAACCAAGGTTTAGTAGCGATAGCTGGAGTTGTTGTAGATACACTTATTATTTGCACCATGACAGCTCTTATAATCTTGCTACCAGAAGCTCACATGGCTGCAGCAGCCGATGGATCTATCCACGGGGCAGCAGTTACACAACTCGGTTTTACTTTGGCCTATGGAAGGGCAGGAGAAATATTCTTAGCAGTTTCGCTTTTATTCTTCGCCTTTACAACAATTATTGGCTGGTATTACTTTGGCGAATCCAACATTATGTATCTGTTCGGCAAAAAAGCCCTGACCCCATTTAGGATTTTGGTTGGTCTTGCGGTATTTGTAGGGACCCTAATCCCAGTAGCTACAGTTTGGGATCTATCGGACTTCTTTAACGCCCTGATGGTTCTGCCAAACGTAATTGCAGTTTTGTTACTTTCAAATGTAGTTGTTAAATCTAAAAAAGAATTTGATTTGTTAGATAAGAAATAA
- a CDS encoding stalk domain-containing protein, giving the protein MKNLRKVLAFLLAALLVLPAFTIYAEGDKSAEKNEDKKEFVGKPIVGVFTIGEMDYKNNEVNYRMDAAAYMKGEDLMLPIRYIAKVIGYDVQWNAKARTIIISDNENIIEFYADSKILRVNKQKIDIEPNFEVRGGRTYVSISNIKDLLELSDNKEILWDEEAKTISLILKK; this is encoded by the coding sequence ATGAAAAACTTGAGAAAAGTTTTAGCATTTTTGCTGGCAGCTCTTTTAGTTTTACCAGCTTTTACAATTTACGCCGAGGGCGATAAGTCAGCAGAAAAAAATGAAGACAAGAAAGAATTTGTAGGAAAACCTATTGTAGGGGTTTTTACAATTGGAGAGATGGATTATAAAAACAATGAAGTAAATTATAGGATGGATGCGGCGGCCTACATGAAAGGTGAAGATTTAATGCTCCCAATCAGATATATCGCCAAAGTTATTGGCTATGATGTTCAGTGGAACGCAAAGGCAAGGACCATTATAATTTCTGACAATGAAAATATAATTGAATTTTATGCAGACAGCAAAATCCTTAGAGTTAACAAGCAAAAGATAGATATTGAGCCTAACTTTGAAGTAAGGGGTGGCAGAACTTATGTATCTATTTCAAATATTAAAGACCTCCTAGAATTATCTGACAACAAAGAAATTCTTTGGGACGAAGAAGCAAAGACCATTAGTCTAATCCTAAAAAAATAA
- a CDS encoding aspartate ammonia-lyase: protein MEKFRLESDSVGEKQVPADALYGVQTLRGYENFRITHSSLHPAMIKALGQVKKACAISNFEAGVMEEKVKDAIVKASDQVIEGKFDDEFICDPVQGGAGTTANMNANEVIANLAEREFGNEPGKYEFVHPNDHVNMGQSTNDVYPTAGKLGAIALADSMINELGLLIESFDHKAKEFDHIVKMGRTQLQDAVPIRLGQEFAAYRDALKRDVVRISDAIEAIKTVNMGASAIGTGINVDTDYLERIVPNLSKITGYELHQAEDLVDGTQNLDVLSALSSALKTLGLSLSKISNDLRLMSSGPRTGIGEINLPPKQNGSSIMPGKVNPVIPEVVSQAAYLVAGNDTTVSMCVEAGQFELNAFEPVLFKSLYESIEALTGAMNTLRVNCVDGITANEDRIAELLGRSVGMITALVPHIGYKPSAAIAKESLKTGVPVREIILRDNIMTSENLDEILDAKELTKPGIAGKHLLDEKKN from the coding sequence ATGGAAAAATTTCGTTTAGAATCTGACTCAGTTGGCGAAAAGCAAGTTCCAGCTGATGCTCTGTACGGCGTTCAAACATTAAGAGGTTATGAAAACTTTAGAATTACACATTCATCTTTGCACCCTGCAATGATCAAGGCTCTTGGCCAAGTTAAAAAGGCTTGTGCTATTTCAAACTTTGAAGCAGGCGTTATGGAAGAAAAGGTTAAGGATGCAATTGTAAAGGCTTCTGACCAAGTTATAGAAGGAAAATTTGATGATGAGTTTATTTGCGACCCTGTTCAAGGTGGTGCAGGTACAACTGCCAACATGAATGCAAATGAAGTCATTGCAAACCTTGCTGAACGTGAATTTGGCAATGAGCCAGGCAAATATGAGTTCGTACATCCAAACGACCATGTAAATATGGGCCAATCAACCAATGACGTTTACCCAACAGCTGGTAAGCTAGGGGCAATTGCTCTTGCTGATAGCATGATCAATGAACTTGGACTTTTAATTGAAAGTTTTGACCACAAGGCCAAAGAATTTGATCACATTGTAAAGATGGGCAGGACCCAACTTCAAGACGCAGTTCCAATTAGATTGGGCCAAGAATTTGCAGCCTACAGGGATGCCTTAAAACGCGATGTCGTTAGAATTTCAGATGCTATCGAAGCAATTAAAACTGTAAATATGGGCGCTTCTGCAATCGGCACAGGAATTAATGTTGACACAGATTACCTAGAAAGAATCGTTCCAAACCTATCAAAGATCACAGGCTACGAACTTCACCAAGCTGAAGATTTGGTTGACGGTACACAAAACTTAGACGTGCTCTCAGCCTTATCAAGTGCTCTTAAAACTTTGGGTCTAAGTCTATCAAAGATTTCAAATGATTTAAGACTCATGAGCTCGGGACCACGCACAGGTATTGGAGAAATTAATTTACCACCAAAGCAAAATGGTTCATCTATTATGCCAGGCAAGGTAAATCCTGTTATCCCAGAAGTTGTTAGCCAAGCTGCATATTTGGTTGCAGGTAATGACACAACTGTTTCCATGTGTGTAGAGGCTGGTCAATTTGAATTAAATGCCTTTGAACCAGTTTTATTTAAATCCCTCTACGAATCAATCGAAGCCCTCACAGGTGCTATGAATACTCTAAGAGTAAATTGCGTAGATGGAATTACAGCTAACGAAGACCGGATTGCAGAACTTCTTGGCAGATCAGTCGGTATGATCACAGCCCTTGTACCACACATCGGCTACAAACCATCTGCAGCTATCGCCAAGGAATCACTAAAGACAGGCGTTCCAGTTCGTGAAATTATCTTAAGGGATAATATTATGACAAGCGAAAACCTAGATGAAATTTTAGACGCAAAGGAATTGACGAAACCAGGCATAGCTGGCAAGCACTTGCTGGATGAAAAGAAAAATTAA
- the murA gene encoding UDP-N-acetylglucosamine 1-carboxyvinyltransferase — MEKYIVRGTGPLSGQVRVSGAKNAALPIMCATILCDGEVILEDMPNLKDVEILSEVLRGLGLVIDRLDEHTYKFDARNITNTTTGPELMSKMRASFCVMGPLLSRMGHTANALPGGCAIGTRPIDLHLKGFKALGADVVTEHGMVTAECEKLVGTEVYLDFPSVGATQNIMMAATLAEGETIIDNAACEPEIVDLANFLNKMGADVRGAGTSIVKIKGVDKLHGCRHQIIPDRIEAGTFMIAAAAAGGNIVVENVITSHMRPVIAKLREAGVIIHENGDSINVIADKKISAFDIKTLPYPGMPTDMQAQFMALATISEGTSVIIETVFENRFMHVDELNRMGANIRIDGKNAIVQGVKKLRPAKVKATDLRCGAALIIAGLTVDGETEISDIYHIDRGYEHLVEKFKGIGADIRREG; from the coding sequence TTGGAGAAGTATATTGTTAGGGGCACAGGCCCTTTGAGTGGTCAAGTTAGGGTGAGTGGAGCAAAAAACGCGGCCCTTCCTATCATGTGTGCCACAATTTTATGTGATGGCGAAGTCATCTTAGAGGACATGCCAAACTTAAAAGACGTTGAGATTTTATCAGAGGTGCTTAGAGGCCTGGGTCTAGTTATAGACAGGCTTGATGAGCATACCTATAAATTTGATGCAAGAAATATTACAAATACAACTACTGGCCCTGAGCTTATGAGCAAGATGAGGGCGAGTTTTTGTGTCATGGGACCTCTTCTTTCAAGGATGGGTCACACCGCAAATGCACTTCCAGGTGGTTGTGCAATCGGAACCAGACCAATCGATCTTCATTTGAAGGGCTTCAAAGCCCTGGGAGCAGATGTGGTAACCGAACACGGCATGGTTACAGCCGAATGCGAAAAGCTGGTTGGGACTGAAGTTTATCTGGACTTCCCAAGCGTTGGCGCCACACAAAATATAATGATGGCGGCTACTTTAGCAGAAGGCGAAACCATTATAGATAACGCTGCTTGCGAACCTGAAATTGTAGACTTGGCAAACTTTTTAAATAAAATGGGTGCCGATGTCAGAGGGGCAGGCACATCCATTGTAAAGATTAAGGGTGTTGACAAACTCCATGGATGTAGGCACCAAATTATTCCCGACAGGATTGAAGCGGGAACCTTTATGATTGCGGCAGCAGCTGCAGGTGGCAATATCGTTGTAGAAAATGTAATTACCAGCCACATGCGTCCTGTAATTGCAAAGCTCAGAGAAGCTGGAGTTATCATCCATGAAAATGGAGATTCCATAAATGTTATAGCAGATAAAAAAATATCTGCCTTTGATATAAAGACTTTGCCATATCCTGGTATGCCAACAGACATGCAGGCCCAGTTTATGGCTCTGGCCACAATATCAGAAGGCACGAGTGTTATTATAGAAACAGTTTTTGAAAATAGGTTTATGCACGTTGACGAGCTAAACCGCATGGGAGCAAATATTCGCATTGATGGCAAGAATGCCATCGTCCAAGGTGTAAAGAAGCTCCGCCCAGCCAAGGTAAAGGCCACTGACCTCAGATGTGGGGCCGCACTTATTATAGCGGGCCTGACCGTTGATGGCGAGACAGAAATTTCCGATATTTATCATATTGATAGGGGCTACGAACACTTGGTAGAAAAGTTTAAAGGCATTGGCGCAGATATAAGGAGAGAGGGATAA
- a CDS encoding rod shape-determining protein, with protein MAFFLRNDVGIDLGTASVLVYVKGKGIVLQEPSVVAIDQYTNKFLAVGEEARKMLGRTPGNIVAIRPLKEGVISDYNVTERMLKYFIGKSLGRTLLKPRLIVCVPSGCTEVEKRAVIEAANEAGAVKTYLIEEPVAAAIGAGLDITAPTGNMVVDIGGGTTDVAVISLGGIVVSRSIKVAGDNFDEAITRFVKKKHNMMIGERTAEELKVKIGCAYPLEEEEFLEIKGRNMVSGLPMNVVVSSNDMLEALKEPVQEILEAVHYVLERTPPELAADISNQGIIMTGGGALLRGLPNIVEERTGIQTRVAENAVECVAIGTGKSLEWMEILDKSNATKAQVGRYKK; from the coding sequence ATGGCGTTTTTTCTTAGAAATGATGTGGGTATAGACTTGGGCACAGCCAGTGTCTTGGTCTATGTAAAGGGAAAAGGCATAGTCTTGCAAGAACCATCGGTTGTTGCAATTGACCAATATACAAATAAATTTTTAGCAGTTGGCGAAGAAGCCAGAAAGATGCTGGGCAGGACCCCAGGCAACATTGTAGCAATCCGTCCTTTGAAGGAAGGCGTAATTTCAGACTACAATGTAACCGAGCGTATGCTCAAATATTTTATTGGAAAATCTTTGGGAAGGACCTTGCTCAAGCCAAGACTCATCGTCTGTGTGCCATCAGGTTGCACAGAAGTTGAAAAGAGGGCTGTTATTGAAGCGGCTAACGAAGCAGGCGCTGTCAAAACCTACTTAATTGAAGAACCAGTTGCAGCAGCAATTGGAGCGGGCCTCGACATCACCGCTCCAACAGGCAACATGGTCGTAGATATCGGCGGCGGCACAACTGACGTAGCCGTAATTTCCTTGGGTGGCATCGTTGTCTCCAGGAGTATAAAAGTTGCTGGTGATAATTTTGACGAGGCCATCACCAGATTTGTAAAGAAAAAACACAACATGATGATCGGTGAACGAACAGCCGAAGAACTTAAAGTAAAGATTGGTTGCGCTTACCCACTTGAAGAGGAAGAATTTTTGGAAATTAAGGGCAGAAATATGGTTTCAGGCCTGCCAATGAATGTGGTCGTATCTTCAAACGATATGCTTGAAGCTCTCAAAGAACCTGTTCAAGAAATCCTAGAAGCAGTTCACTATGTCCTTGAAAGGACACCACCAGAATTGGCAGCGGATATTTCCAACCAAGGTATTATTATGACAGGGGGCGGAGCTCTACTTCGTGGCCTGCCAAATATTGTAGAAGAAAGAACAGGAATCCAAACTCGCGTTGCCGAAAATGCAGTTGAATGCGTTGCTATTGGTACGGGAAAGAGCTTGGAATGGATGGAAATTTTGGACAAGTCCAATGCAACAAAAGCCCAAGTTGGCAGATACAAGAAATAG
- a CDS encoding B12-binding domain-containing protein: protein MNKYLEAIKNAVVDMDEDNIIDLIDQALAHGVSDEEIYNEGLSGGMLAVTKLFEDEKYYVSEVIVCADTLNKGVKYLQKKFNHEMKKDGPKIVIGVVEGDLHEIGKNIVKIMFQAANFDVYDLGLNVKAEDFVKKAEEVGADFIGLSTMMTTTMHNMEKVVKLNQGKTPLIIIGGGPISQSFADEIGADGYSKNAVEAVELVRRLTNGL from the coding sequence ATGAATAAATATTTAGAAGCTATCAAAAACGCCGTTGTAGACATGGACGAGGACAATATTATAGATTTGATCGACCAAGCTTTGGCTCATGGCGTAAGTGATGAAGAGATTTATAACGAGGGCTTGTCTGGCGGCATGCTTGCTGTTACCAAGCTTTTTGAAGACGAAAAATATTATGTATCAGAGGTTATAGTTTGCGCTGATACTTTGAACAAGGGCGTCAAGTACTTGCAAAAAAAGTTTAATCACGAAATGAAAAAAGACGGACCTAAGATTGTCATTGGCGTTGTGGAAGGCGACCTTCACGAAATTGGCAAAAATATCGTAAAGATTATGTTTCAAGCGGCCAATTTTGATGTCTACGATTTGGGCCTCAATGTAAAGGCCGAAGACTTTGTCAAAAAAGCTGAGGAGGTTGGGGCAGATTTCATTGGCTTATCGACAATGATGACCACTACCATGCACAATATGGAAAAGGTGGTAAAATTAAATCAGGGCAAGACTCCACTTATTATAATTGGAGGCGGACCCATCAGCCAAAGCTTTGCCGATGAAATTGGCGCAGACGGTTACTCCAAAAACGCTGTCGAGGCTGTAGAACTCGTTAGGAGGCTGACCAATGGACTTTAG
- a CDS encoding uroporphyrinogen decarboxylase family protein encodes MDFRNMTLMEYITSEPRRFFLTDLGTNGLKFVNKKVYEVYENPEVQFEMAKILDQEFPGDFVYPLSDGNIISETLGVKLLKPDYDFPSPLEHKILTVEDVRALKVPDPQKDGRMPTNLKSQNLIATGIDKPLYVSIFGPFTLAVQLAGATHLLRELIKNKDFVVELLDFTARCVRTYAKAVVDAGVKYMSIAEPASVTLSPENFRELVLPRLKSVYESVDCWKQLHICGDTRKFLPLMIESGPDAISLDQIMDLKSAVKIFPDDMVLVGNIDPIDIIGRGSVEDVERVTYKLLEDLEAYPNYMVAFGCNAPNDAPDENIKRAIDLTKSYTTKF; translated from the coding sequence ATGGACTTTAGAAATATGACACTTATGGAATACATCACATCTGAGCCCAGGCGATTCTTCCTGACAGACTTGGGGACCAACGGATTAAAATTTGTAAATAAAAAAGTCTACGAGGTCTACGAAAACCCTGAAGTCCAATTTGAAATGGCAAAAATTTTGGACCAAGAGTTTCCTGGCGACTTTGTCTATCCCTTAAGCGATGGTAATATCATTAGCGAGACTCTGGGCGTTAAGCTTTTAAAACCCGATTACGATTTTCCAAGCCCACTTGAGCACAAGATTTTAACAGTTGAAGACGTGCGGGCCTTAAAAGTTCCTGACCCCCAAAAAGACGGTCGGATGCCGACCAATTTAAAATCGCAAAATTTAATTGCCACTGGGATCGACAAGCCCCTTTATGTATCGATATTTGGACCCTTTACCCTGGCCGTTCAACTGGCAGGTGCAACTCATCTTTTGAGAGAACTCATTAAAAACAAGGACTTTGTGGTTGAGCTCTTGGATTTTACTGCTCGATGCGTTCGCACTTATGCCAAGGCCGTTGTAGATGCTGGTGTTAAATATATGTCTATTGCTGAGCCGGCGTCAGTTACCCTTAGCCCAGAAAACTTCCGCGAGCTAGTTTTGCCGCGATTAAAATCCGTTTATGAATCGGTTGACTGTTGGAAGCAGCTCCACATTTGTGGAGACACCAGAAAATTTTTGCCCCTTATGATTGAGTCGGGCCCAGATGCCATTAGCCTGGACCAAATTATGGACCTAAAATCAGCTGTAAAAATTTTCCCTGACGACATGGTCCTCGTTGGCAACATTGACCCCATTGATATAATTGGCCGTGGAAGCGTAGAGGATGTTGAAAGGGTGACTTATAAACTCCTCGAAGACCTGGAGGCCTATCCAAACTACATGGTCGCCTTTGGTTGCAATGCACCAAATGATGCGCCTGATGAAAATATCAAGAGGGCCATTGATCTTACAAAATCCTATACAACAAAATTTTAA
- a CDS encoding amidohydrolase encodes MDLIQTRRFFHTFPEIDFEEVRTTKEIINILKTFDCKIFYGRNLYRDQGFTDDNRLLSQDLENGMTGALAVIGKGPYIFMRVDIDGLPVTESEDDDHLPAKEGFRAEKNMHACGHDGHITLGLAMAEYFAQNNISAKILFQPAEEGVLGSAKMDLDFIMAETTCALGFHIGLGQPQGTIGVGSTNFVAAQKLDLIFHGRSAHACNSPQDGASAFTMAAAFAQMAAELINDSRGRKVLNIGQVHGGQADNIVMKTCKLGIDSRAVESYLLDEMLVNIEKIAAGISQARDGSYEIIFKGRSQSYHEEDLDLVEKISTALEEKNIRTTKLPDFGASEDVTRYLNYAKSNGHKAMHLLLGAKLAGPHHSDKFDFDDRDLEFYFTALKIVADQMLEEA; translated from the coding sequence ATGGATTTAATTCAAACTCGGAGGTTCTTCCACACTTTTCCAGAAATTGACTTTGAAGAAGTGAGAACGACAAAAGAAATTATAAATATATTAAAAACATTCGACTGCAAGATTTTTTACGGGCGAAATTTGTATAGAGACCAAGGCTTTACAGATGACAATAGGCTTTTGTCTCAAGATTTAGAAAATGGGATGACTGGTGCACTCGCTGTTATTGGCAAGGGACCCTATATTTTCATGCGGGTCGACATAGACGGACTACCAGTGACCGAATCAGAAGACGATGACCACTTGCCAGCCAAGGAGGGCTTTAGGGCGGAGAAAAATATGCACGCCTGCGGCCACGACGGTCATATAACGCTGGGACTTGCCATGGCGGAGTATTTTGCACAGAACAATATTTCTGCAAAAATTCTCTTCCAGCCAGCAGAGGAAGGTGTCTTGGGATCGGCTAAGATGGATTTGGATTTTATAATGGCAGAGACCACTTGTGCACTTGGCTTTCATATTGGCCTGGGTCAGCCCCAAGGGACAATCGGGGTCGGCAGTACAAATTTTGTGGCAGCCCAAAAACTAGATTTAATTTTTCATGGTCGCTCAGCCCACGCATGCAATAGTCCCCAGGACGGAGCATCTGCTTTTACAATGGCGGCAGCCTTTGCACAGATGGCGGCAGAACTTATAAACGACAGCCGCGGCCGCAAGGTTTTAAATATTGGCCAGGTCCACGGAGGCCAGGCCGATAATATTGTAATGAAAACTTGCAAACTAGGCATTGACTCACGGGCAGTCGAAAGCTATCTGCTGGATGAAATGCTGGTTAATATTGAAAAGATAGCTGCAGGCATCAGCCAGGCCAGAGACGGGTCCTATGAAATAATTTTTAAGGGTAGGTCCCAAAGCTATCACGAAGAAGATTTAGACTTGGTGGAAAAAATTTCAACAGCCCTGGAAGAAAAAAATATAAGGACGACCAAGCTTCCTGATTTTGGTGCCAGCGAAGATGTAACCAGGTATTTAAATTACGCCAAATCAAATGGCCACAAGGCAATGCATTTGCTACTGGGCGCCAAACTCGCCGGCCCCCATCATTCCGACAAATTCGACTTCGACGACAGGGACTTAGAATTTTATTTTACGGCCCTAAAAATCGTGGCTGATCAAATGCTTGAGGAGGCATAA
- a CDS encoding CPBP family intramembrane glutamic endopeptidase, translated as MDDRNMFTRKNIIDLILIYWGAMTGVYIVLYVNQNIVLKWPLIYRMLGVIASYWIIAFVPILVMARSSGKLSAYGFTKTSISKQVLLGIFAGLIMSFALTLLPHLMGLGKYVDNGRRYQYFWQFMYEFLYCIFAVGAVEEFVFRGLIYSKIRDIFSGEWPAIILSSILFGFVHIFSGNLIQVIATSVLGLIFCLIRLKISGITTLSLIFAHGVYNAMISVWASIFLKGI; from the coding sequence ATGGATGATAGAAATATGTTTACTAGAAAAAATATAATAGATTTGATATTAATTTACTGGGGGGCAATGACAGGAGTATATATTGTTTTATATGTAAATCAAAATATAGTTTTGAAATGGCCCCTAATATATAGGATGCTAGGAGTAATAGCCTCTTATTGGATTATCGCTTTTGTACCTATACTTGTAATGGCTCGATCATCTGGCAAGCTTTCTGCATATGGATTTACGAAAACCTCTATAAGCAAACAGGTGCTTTTAGGAATATTTGCTGGGCTTATCATGTCTTTTGCTTTAACCTTGCTTCCACATTTGATGGGCTTGGGAAAATATGTGGATAATGGTCGCCGCTATCAATATTTTTGGCAGTTTATGTATGAGTTTCTCTATTGTATATTTGCTGTAGGAGCGGTCGAAGAATTTGTTTTTCGAGGGCTTATCTATAGCAAGATAAGGGATATTTTTAGTGGAGAATGGCCAGCAATTATTTTATCATCAATACTGTTCGGCTTTGTTCATATTTTTTCAGGAAATTTGATTCAAGTAATTGCAACCAGCGTACTGGGACTTATATTTTGCTTAATTAGATTAAAAATTTCAGGAATTACAACCCTGTCATTAATATTTGCCCACGGGGTTTACAATGCCATGATTTCTGTCTGGGCATCAATATTTTTAAAAGGGATATAG
- a CDS encoding AtpZ/AtpI family protein, whose protein sequence is MEILKAILPVVIVSVLVVYIIYKFRKKSASKDNEEKQKEENHMAEGMAIGMCLGTAVGAAIGDDYLPIGMSIGMLLGMIVGMNTKSKA, encoded by the coding sequence ATGGAAATATTAAAAGCAATCTTACCTGTAGTAATAGTATCTGTGCTTGTTGTTTACATTATATATAAGTTTAGGAAAAAATCGGCAAGTAAGGATAATGAAGAAAAACAAAAAGAAGAAAACCATATGGCAGAGGGCATGGCCATTGGCATGTGCTTAGGGACAGCAGTGGGAGCAGCCATTGGAGATGACTATCTGCCAATCGGAATGTCAATAGGCATGCTCCTCGGCATGATAGTGGGCATGAACACCAAATCAAAAGCATAA
- a CDS encoding helix-turn-helix transcriptional regulator, producing the protein MALNYKPLWIQLAKKGLKKTDVIAMAGLTTNVMAQMGKDKPITFKNLERICKALSCTPNDIISFEDEFEKEI; encoded by the coding sequence ATGGCACTTAACTATAAACCATTATGGATACAGTTGGCAAAAAAAGGATTAAAGAAAACAGATGTAATAGCTATGGCAGGACTAACAACAAATGTTATGGCACAAATGGGCAAAGATAAACCAATTACATTTAAGAATTTAGAAAGAATATGTAAGGCTCTATCTTGCACTCCTAATGATATTATTAGTTTTGAAGATGAATTTGAAAAAGAGATTTAA
- a CDS encoding GNAT family N-acetyltransferase, with amino-acid sequence MQIKEYTEFKFDEIKRLYTEVGWTAYTDDMGALEEGYKRSLKILAAYEADELLGIIRAVGDGYTIVFIQDILIFPERQGQGVGSALIKAMLDLYPNVRQIELATDNTEKTLAFYKSVGFTEYSEVGCCGFMRLK; translated from the coding sequence ATGCAGATAAAAGAATACACAGAATTTAAATTTGACGAGATAAAAAGGCTTTATACAGAGGTTGGATGGACTGCATATACAGATGATATGGGTGCCTTAGAAGAGGGTTATAAGAGGTCTTTGAAAATCTTGGCGGCATACGAGGCTGATGAATTATTAGGAATAATTCGTGCAGTTGGGGATGGATATACTATTGTTTTTATCCAGGATATTTTGATCTTCCCCGAACGACAAGGACAAGGAGTTGGCAGTGCACTCATTAAAGCCATGCTTGACTTATATCCCAATGTTAGACAAATTGAGCTGGCAACTGATAATACAGAAAAGACCCTTGCATTCTACAAATCAGTAGGTTTTACTGAGTATTCGGAAGTGGGATGCTGTGGATTTATGAGGCTAAAATAA